In the Dioscorea cayenensis subsp. rotundata cultivar TDr96_F1 chromosome 12, TDr96_F1_v2_PseudoChromosome.rev07_lg8_w22 25.fasta, whole genome shotgun sequence genome, one interval contains:
- the LOC120273556 gene encoding putative disease resistance protein At1g50180, protein MAMIVDAFAGKLVERLTNVIEEKAIMVLGVKDDLQKLQRRMKRITCVLKDAEKKKIQDDTVKLWVDELKDLMYDADDIIDLCMIQGTGLLQDDHHHSLAESSATASTRNLTLWDGILEMLPRVLLIYWPISMNRNAVFLPLSAWGA, encoded by the exons ATGGCGATGATAGTGGATGCATTTGCTGGGAAGCTGGTGGAGAGGCTCACAAATGTCATTGAAGAGAAGGCCATCATGGTGTTAGGCGTCAAAGATGACCTCCAAAAGCTTCAGCGAAGGATGAAGAGGATCACATGCGTGCTCAAGGACgccgagaagaagaagatccaaGACGACACTGTCAAATTATGGGTTGATGAGCTGAAAGATTTGATGTACGATGCCGATGACATCATAGATCTTTGCATGATACAGGGTACTGGGCTTTTGCAAgatgatcatcatcattctcTGGCTGAGTCAAGTGCTACTGCCTCAACAAGG AATCTGACATTGTGGGATGGGATATTAGAGATGCTACCAAGAGTCTTGTTGATTTATTGGCCTATCAGCATGAACAGAAATGCCGTCTTTTTGCCATTATCGGCATGGGGGGCATAG